A stretch of Gasterosteus aculeatus chromosome 4, fGasAcu3.hap1.1, whole genome shotgun sequence DNA encodes these proteins:
- the LOC120817730 gene encoding kinesin-like protein KIF21A isoform X4: protein MSGGGPDESSVRVALRIRPQLAREKIEGCHICTYVMPGEPQVFLGKDKAFTYDHVFDITTQQDSIYAHCTESLIEGCFEGYNATIFAYGQTGSGKTYTMGTGFDVSIEEDELGIIPRAVNHLFRGIEERRQAATEQGRPVPEFKINAQFLELYNEEVLDLFDSTRDIEGKRQKSNIKIHEDATGGIYTVGVTTRTVTSAAEMIQCLKVGALCRTTASTQMNAQSSRSHAIFTIHLCQVRVCSPDNDEHVSDNRLADDTEINEFETLTAKFHFVDLAGSERLKRTGATGDRAKEGISINCGLLALGNVISALGDRSKRSTHVPYRDSKLTRLLQDSLGGNSQTVMIACISPSDRDFMETLNTLKYANRARNIKNKVMVNQDKASQQISALRTEIARLQMELMEYKTGKRMVGEDGMEGVNDLVHENSMLQTENNNLRVRVKAMQETVDAQRGRLTQILSDQANQVLARAGEGSEEIGNMIQNYIKEIEELRAKLLESEAVNENLRKSLSRASTRSSLYGGSFSQTHLVPEKEANDVIEMAKKSLEKLKKKERKKKRSVIKEEVPDNDQEQGNEEAEEGSDHEEGEEADGEEEDFDTVGDDTSGDSDSEELEEKENVQADLANITCEIAIKQKLIDELENSQRRLHTLKQQYEQKLTMLQNKIRDTQLERDKVLHNMGSVESGTDEKAKKIKTEYERKLSSMNKELQKLQSAQKEHARLLKNQSQYERQLRKLQLDVTEMKKTKVVLMRQMKEQQERNRASECRRNREIASLKKDQRRAEHQLKQMEAQKRQQELILRRKNEEVTALRRQVRPVSGKVSRKVSLPEPPQEPSHRALPGRMQTPGASPANGARSSPMRMGSIYLNRTARAKWQSLERRVTDIIMQRMTISNMETDMNRLLKQREELTRRRERVSRKREKMAVEGVDADRSLASLSEELESLSANIDYINDSIAECQANIMQMEEAKEEGDTGDVTAVISSCNLSEARFLLDHFMNMAISKGLLAAQKDSQMKVMEGTLKQTEINSATQNQLLFHMLKEKAEINPELDALLGSALQENGDCSSSDESTTSPGAEGSSLASDLMKLCGETRPRSKARRRTTTQMELLYAGSGDQSFDSPTGDFLGPLLPLSELPEGSGDMLGQALAQTPDCEQTASPSALSARPAGFCGSRSPTGTERRPPDRSPLSRRRVQEKGATATHIPAPTHTGPLGTGEAKAKGSDHRAHSEESPATGGHRGVINPLKNSHEAKLQCVYVAEGHTKPVLCVDATDDLLFTGSKDRTCKVWNLVTGQEIMSLADHPSSVVSVRYTSSLVFTVSTAYIKVWDIRDSAKCIRTLTSSGQVGSGDICSSARSLSIPPGESQINQIALNPSGSFLYAAAGNAVRMWDLRKFVSTGKLTGHLGPVMCLTVNQLGHGQDVVLTGSKDHHVRMFEVSEGSQGSISSSQTFEPGHQDGVESLAVHGDVFYSGSRDYHIKKWDLGSKRLLQSVSTQADWVSALGAMPGSPVLLSGCRGGLLRLWHADSLVPLGEVRGHDSPINGLASNGNQLFTASDDRTVKIWEAKGSLEDGVH from the exons ATGAGCGGCGGCGGGCCGGATGAGAGCTCGGTGCGCGTCGCCCTGAG GATCCGTCCTCAGCTGGCCAGAGAGAAGATCGAGGGCTGCCACATCTGCACGTATGTGATGCCCGGGGAGCCGCAGGTGTTCCTGGGAAAGGACAAAGCCTTCACCTACGACCACGTCTTTGACATCACCACCCAGCAGGACAGCATCTACGCGCACTGCACCGAGAGTCTCATCGAGGGCTGCTTCGAGGGATACAATGCCACTATCTTTGCATACGGACAG ACGGGTTCGGGAAAGACGTACACCATGGGAACCGGCTTCGACGTCAGCATTGAGGAGGACGAGCTGGGTATCATTCCGCGTGCCGTCAACCACCTGTTCAGAGGGATCGAGGAGCGCAGACAGGCTGCCACCGAGCAGGGCAGGCCTGTTCCCGAGTTCAAGATCAACGCACAGTTCCTGGAG CTGTACAACGAGGAGGTTCTGGACTTGTTTGACTCGACGCGAGACATCGAGGGAAAGAGGCAGAAATCCAACATCAAGATCCACGAGGACGCCACCGGAGGCATCTACACCGTGGGGGTCACGACCCGCACCGTTACCTCAGCAGCTGAG atgaTTCAGTGTCTGAAGGTGGGCGCTCTGTGTCGAACCACCGCCAGCACCCAGATGAACGCACAGAGTTCACGCTCCCACGCCATCTTCACCATCCACCTGTGCCAAGTCCGAGTCTGCTCTCCCGACAACGAC gaGCACGTCTCGGACAACCGTCTGGCTGACGACACAGAGATCAACGAGTTTGAAACGCTGACAGCCAAGTTCCACTTTGTGGACCTGGCTGGTTCTGAGAGGCTGAAGAGAACCGGAGCTACGGGAGACCGGGCTAAGGAGGGCATCTCCATCAACTGTGGGCTG CTTGCTTTGGGAAACGTCATCAGTGCTCTGGGAGACCGGAGTAAGCGCTCCACTCACGTGCCTTACAGGGACTCCAAGCTCACCCGGCTGTTACAGGACTCCCTGGGTGGCAACAG TCAGACGGTGATGATCGCGTGCATCAGCCCGTCGGACCGGGACTTTATGGAGACCCTGAACACTCTGAAGTACGCCAACAGAGCCCGAAACATTAAGAACAAGGTGATGGTGAACCAGGACAAAGCCAGCCAGCAGATCAGCGCCCTGAGGACGGAGATAGCACGACTGcagatggagctgatggagTACAAGACG GGGAAGCGCATGGTGGGCGAAGATGGCATGGAGGGAGTCAACGACTTGGTCCATGAGAACTCCATGCTGCAAACGGAGAACAACAACCTGAGGGTGAGAGTGAAGGCCATGCAGGAGACCGTCGACGCCCAGAGGGGCAGACTCACGCAGATCCTCAGTGACCAGGCCAACCAGGTCCTGGCGAGAGCAg GTGAAGGCAGTGAGGAGATCGGGAACATGATTCAGAACTACATCAAGGAAATCGAGGAGCTCAG AGCCAAACTCCTCGAAAGCGAGGCTGTGAATGAGAATCTGAGGAAGAGTCTGTCTCGGGCCTCTACGCGCTCTTCGCTATACGGCGGCTCCTTCTCCCAAACCCACCTCGTCCCAGAGAAGGAGGCCAACGACGTCATCGAGATGGCCAAGAAGAGCTTGGAGAAACtcaagaagaaggagaggaaaaagaagagaag TGTTATCAAGGAGGAAGTGCCAGACAACGACCAGGAGCAGGGCAACGAGGAGGCAGAG GAGGGAAGCGACCATGAAGAAGGCGAAGAAGCggatggagaagaggaggacttTGACACTGTGGGAGACGACACCTCGGGCGACTCTGACTCCGAAGAACTGGAGGAGAAAG AAAACGTCCAGGCCGACCTGGCCAACATCACCTGTGAGATCGCCATCAAGCAGAAGCTGATAGACGAGCTTGAGAACAGCCAGCGGCGTCTGCACACGCTCAAACAGCAGTACGAACAGAAGCTGACCATGCTGCAGAACAAGATCCGAGACACGCAGCTGGAGCGGGACAAGGTGCTGCATAACATGG GTTCAGTGGAGTCTGGTACGGACGAGAAGGCTAAGAAGATCAAAACAGAGTACGAGAGGAAGCTGAGCTCCATGAACAAAGAGCTGCAGAAGCTCCAGTCCGCTCAGAAGGAGCACGCCCGCCTGCTGAAGAACCAGTCACAGTACGAGAGACAGCTGAGGAAACTCCAGCTGGATGTGACCGAGATGAAGAAGACCAAG GTGGTGCTGATGCGTCagatgaaggagcagcaggagagaaacCGAGCCTCGGAGTGCAGGAGGAACCGGGAGATCGCCTCTCTAAAGAAAGACCAACGCAGAGCTGAG CACCAACTGAAGCAGATGGAGGCCCAGAAGAGACAACAGGAGCTGATTCTTCGCAGAAAGAACGAAGAG GTGACCGCCCTCAGGCGGCAGGTGAGACCCGTGTCTGGGAAGGTGAGCAGGAAGGTGAGCTTACCCGAGCCTCCCCAGGAGCCGTCTCATAGAGCCCTCCCCGGAAGGATGCAAACCCCTGGAGCATCCCCAGCCAATGGAGCCAG GAGTTCCCCAATGCGGATGGGAAGTATCTACCTCAACAGGACAGCCAGGGCCAAATGGCAGTCACTGGAGAGACGCGTCACCGACATCATCATGCAGAGGATGACCATCTCCAACATGGAGACGGATATGAACAGACTGCTGAAG CAACGGGAGGAGCTGACCCGGCGGAGGGAGCGAGTGTCCAGAAAGCGAGAAAAGATGGCGGTGGAGGGCGTAGACGCCGACCGCTCGCTGGCCTCCCTGAGCGAGGAGCTGGAGTCTCTGAGCGCCAACATCGACTATATAAACGACAGCATTGCCGAGTGCCAGGCCAATATCATGCAGATGGAGGAGGCcaag gaggaaggagacacaGGAGACGTTACCGCGGTGATCAGTTCCTGTAATTTATCAGAGGCCCGCTTCCTTCTGGACCATTTCATGAACATGGCTATCAGTAAG GGGCTGCTGGCGGCTCAGAAGGATTCCCAGATGAAGGTGATGGAGGGCACTTTGAAGCAGACGGAGATCAATAGCGCCACCCAGaaccagctgctgttccacatgCTGAAGGAGAAAGCGGAGATCAACCCAGAGCTGGACGCTCTGCTTGGCAGCGCGCTGCAAG AGAATGGAGATTGCAGCAGCAGCGACGAGTCCACCACCAGTCCAGGTGCGGAGGGCAG CTCACTGGCATCAGATCTAATGAAGCTATGTGGGGAAACCAGACCAAGAAGCAAG GCTCGCAGACGGACCACCACCCAGATGGAGCTTCTGTATGCCGGCAGTGGGGATCAGTCCTTTGATTCCCCCACCGGAGACTTCCTAGGCCCTCTGCTGCCCCTCTCAGAGCTCCCGGAAGGGTCGGGAGACATGCTGGGTCAAGCGCTCGCTCAAACCCCTGACTGCGAACAAACTGCTTCCCCATCTGCACTGTCTGCCAGGCCAGCTGGCTT TTGTGGATCACGGTCACCCACAGGTACCGAGAGAAGGCCACCTGACCGCTCGCCCCTCAGCCGAAGGCGGGTGCAAGAGAAAGGAGCCACGGCGACGCACATCccagcacccacacacaccggCCCGCTCGGCACCGGGGAGGCCAAAGCGAAAGGCAGCGACCACAGAGCACA ttcgGAGGAGTCGCCTGCAACGGGTGGCCACAG GGGTGTGATCAACCCTTTGAAGAACAGCCACGAGGCCAAACTTCAGTGTGTCTATGTAGCAGAGGGGCACACCAAACCCGTCCTCTGTGTGGACGCCACAGATGATCTGCTATTCACGGGATCCAAAG ATCGTACATGTAAAGTCTGGAACTTGGTGACGGGTCAGGAGATCATGTCTCTGGCAGATCATCCCAGCAGTGTCGTCTCTGTCAG gtACACTTCAAGTCTCGTCTTCACGGTTTCAACAGCTTACATCAAAGTGTGGGACATACGAGACTCTGCCAAGTGCATCCGCACACTCAC GTCGTCAGGCCAGGTGGGTTCAGGGGACATCTGCTCGTCCGCCAGGAGCTTATCCATCCCACCCGGAGAGAGTCAGATCAACCAGATCGCCCTAAACCCCTCCGGCTCCTTCCTTTACGCTGCCGCTGGGAATGCTGTGCGCATGTGGGACCTCCGCAA ATTTGTATCCACGGGGAAACTCACCGGACATTTGGGACCTGTAATGTGTCTGACTGTCAACCAATTAGGTCACGGGCAGGACGTCGTCCTGACTGGCTCCAAAGACCATCATGTTAGA ATGTTTGAGGTGTCCGAAGGGTCCCAGGGAAGCATCAGCTCCAGCCAGACGTTTGAACCCGGCCATCAGGACGGCGTGGAGTCTCTGGCCGTGCACGGAGACGTTTTCTACAGCGGCTCCAGAGACTATCACATCAAGAAGTGGGACCTCGGCAGTAAACGGCTGCTCCAG TCTGTCAGCACCCAAGCGGACTGGGTCAGCGCTCTGGGCGCGATGCCGGGCTCCCCGGTGCTCCTCAGCGGATGCAGAGGAGGGCTGCTGCGCCTCTGGCACGCCGACTCGCTAGTGCCCCTCGGCGAGGTCCGGGGACACGACAGTCCCATCAACGGCCTGGCCAGTAACGGCAACCAACTGTTCACCGCCTCAGA tgaCCGCACAGTGAAGATTTGGGAGGCCAAGGGTTCTCTGGAGGATGGGGTCCACTGA
- the LOC120817730 gene encoding kinesin-like protein KIF21A isoform X3, whose amino-acid sequence MSGGGPDESSVRVALRIRPQLAREKIEGCHICTYVMPGEPQVFLGKDKAFTYDHVFDITTQQDSIYAHCTESLIEGCFEGYNATIFAYGQTGSGKTYTMGTGFDVSIEEDELGIIPRAVNHLFRGIEERRQAATEQGRPVPEFKINAQFLELYNEEVLDLFDSTRDIEGKRQKSNIKIHEDATGGIYTVGVTTRTVTSAAEMIQCLKVGALCRTTASTQMNAQSSRSHAIFTIHLCQVRVCSPDNDEHVSDNRLADDTEINEFETLTAKFHFVDLAGSERLKRTGATGDRAKEGISINCGLLALGNVISALGDRSKRSTHVPYRDSKLTRLLQDSLGGNSQTVMIACISPSDRDFMETLNTLKYANRARNIKNKVMVNQDKASQQISALRTEIARLQMELMEYKTGKRMVGEDGMEGVNDLVHENSMLQTENNNLRVRVKAMQETVDAQRGRLTQILSDQANQVLARAGEGSEEIGNMIQNYIKEIEELRAKLLESEAVNENLRKSLSRASTRSSLYGGSFSQTHLVPEKEANDVIEMAKKSLEKLKKKERKKKRSVIKEEVPDNDQEQGNEEAEEGSDHEEGEEADGEEEDFDTVGDDTSGDSDSEELEEKENVQADLANITCEIAIKQKLIDELENSQRRLHTLKQQYEQKLTMLQNKIRDTQLERDKVLHNMGSVESGTDEKAKKIKTEYERKLSSMNKELQKLQSAQKEHARLLKNQSQYERQLRKLQLDVTEMKKTKVVLMRQMKEQQERNRASECRRNREIASLKKDQRRAEHQLKQMEAQKRQQELILRRKNEEVTALRRQVRPVSGKVSRKVSLPEPPQEPSHRALPGRMQTPGASPANGARSSPMRMGSIYLNRTARAKWQSLERRVTDIIMQRMTISNMETDMNRLLKQREELTRRRERVSRKREKMAVEGVDADRSLASLSEELESLSANIDYINDSIAECQANIMQMEEAKEEGDTGDVTAVISSCNLSEARFLLDHFMNMAISKGLLAAQKDSQMKVMEGTLKQTEINSATQNQLLFHMLKEKAEINPELDALLGSALQELGYLSPENGDCSSSDESTTSPGAEGSSLASDLMKLCGETRPRSKARRRTTTQMELLYAGSGDQSFDSPTGDFLGPLLPLSELPEGSGDMLGQALAQTPDCEQTASPSALSARPAGFCGSRSPTGTERRPPDRSPLSRRRVQEKGATATHIPAPTHTGPLGTGEAKAKGSDHRAHSEESPATGGHRGVINPLKNSHEAKLQCVYVAEGHTKPVLCVDATDDLLFTGSKDRTCKVWNLVTGQEIMSLADHPSSVVSVRYTSSLVFTVSTAYIKVWDIRDSAKCIRTLTSSGQVGSGDICSSARSLSIPPGESQINQIALNPSGSFLYAAAGNAVRMWDLRKFVSTGKLTGHLGPVMCLTVNQLGHGQDVVLTGSKDHHVRMFEVSEGSQGSISSSQTFEPGHQDGVESLAVHGDVFYSGSRDYHIKKWDLGSKRLLQSVSTQADWVSALGAMPGSPVLLSGCRGGLLRLWHADSLVPLGEVRGHDSPINGLASNGNQLFTASDDRTVKIWEAKGSLEDGVH is encoded by the exons ATGAGCGGCGGCGGGCCGGATGAGAGCTCGGTGCGCGTCGCCCTGAG GATCCGTCCTCAGCTGGCCAGAGAGAAGATCGAGGGCTGCCACATCTGCACGTATGTGATGCCCGGGGAGCCGCAGGTGTTCCTGGGAAAGGACAAAGCCTTCACCTACGACCACGTCTTTGACATCACCACCCAGCAGGACAGCATCTACGCGCACTGCACCGAGAGTCTCATCGAGGGCTGCTTCGAGGGATACAATGCCACTATCTTTGCATACGGACAG ACGGGTTCGGGAAAGACGTACACCATGGGAACCGGCTTCGACGTCAGCATTGAGGAGGACGAGCTGGGTATCATTCCGCGTGCCGTCAACCACCTGTTCAGAGGGATCGAGGAGCGCAGACAGGCTGCCACCGAGCAGGGCAGGCCTGTTCCCGAGTTCAAGATCAACGCACAGTTCCTGGAG CTGTACAACGAGGAGGTTCTGGACTTGTTTGACTCGACGCGAGACATCGAGGGAAAGAGGCAGAAATCCAACATCAAGATCCACGAGGACGCCACCGGAGGCATCTACACCGTGGGGGTCACGACCCGCACCGTTACCTCAGCAGCTGAG atgaTTCAGTGTCTGAAGGTGGGCGCTCTGTGTCGAACCACCGCCAGCACCCAGATGAACGCACAGAGTTCACGCTCCCACGCCATCTTCACCATCCACCTGTGCCAAGTCCGAGTCTGCTCTCCCGACAACGAC gaGCACGTCTCGGACAACCGTCTGGCTGACGACACAGAGATCAACGAGTTTGAAACGCTGACAGCCAAGTTCCACTTTGTGGACCTGGCTGGTTCTGAGAGGCTGAAGAGAACCGGAGCTACGGGAGACCGGGCTAAGGAGGGCATCTCCATCAACTGTGGGCTG CTTGCTTTGGGAAACGTCATCAGTGCTCTGGGAGACCGGAGTAAGCGCTCCACTCACGTGCCTTACAGGGACTCCAAGCTCACCCGGCTGTTACAGGACTCCCTGGGTGGCAACAG TCAGACGGTGATGATCGCGTGCATCAGCCCGTCGGACCGGGACTTTATGGAGACCCTGAACACTCTGAAGTACGCCAACAGAGCCCGAAACATTAAGAACAAGGTGATGGTGAACCAGGACAAAGCCAGCCAGCAGATCAGCGCCCTGAGGACGGAGATAGCACGACTGcagatggagctgatggagTACAAGACG GGGAAGCGCATGGTGGGCGAAGATGGCATGGAGGGAGTCAACGACTTGGTCCATGAGAACTCCATGCTGCAAACGGAGAACAACAACCTGAGGGTGAGAGTGAAGGCCATGCAGGAGACCGTCGACGCCCAGAGGGGCAGACTCACGCAGATCCTCAGTGACCAGGCCAACCAGGTCCTGGCGAGAGCAg GTGAAGGCAGTGAGGAGATCGGGAACATGATTCAGAACTACATCAAGGAAATCGAGGAGCTCAG AGCCAAACTCCTCGAAAGCGAGGCTGTGAATGAGAATCTGAGGAAGAGTCTGTCTCGGGCCTCTACGCGCTCTTCGCTATACGGCGGCTCCTTCTCCCAAACCCACCTCGTCCCAGAGAAGGAGGCCAACGACGTCATCGAGATGGCCAAGAAGAGCTTGGAGAAACtcaagaagaaggagaggaaaaagaagagaag TGTTATCAAGGAGGAAGTGCCAGACAACGACCAGGAGCAGGGCAACGAGGAGGCAGAG GAGGGAAGCGACCATGAAGAAGGCGAAGAAGCggatggagaagaggaggacttTGACACTGTGGGAGACGACACCTCGGGCGACTCTGACTCCGAAGAACTGGAGGAGAAAG AAAACGTCCAGGCCGACCTGGCCAACATCACCTGTGAGATCGCCATCAAGCAGAAGCTGATAGACGAGCTTGAGAACAGCCAGCGGCGTCTGCACACGCTCAAACAGCAGTACGAACAGAAGCTGACCATGCTGCAGAACAAGATCCGAGACACGCAGCTGGAGCGGGACAAGGTGCTGCATAACATGG GTTCAGTGGAGTCTGGTACGGACGAGAAGGCTAAGAAGATCAAAACAGAGTACGAGAGGAAGCTGAGCTCCATGAACAAAGAGCTGCAGAAGCTCCAGTCCGCTCAGAAGGAGCACGCCCGCCTGCTGAAGAACCAGTCACAGTACGAGAGACAGCTGAGGAAACTCCAGCTGGATGTGACCGAGATGAAGAAGACCAAG GTGGTGCTGATGCGTCagatgaaggagcagcaggagagaaacCGAGCCTCGGAGTGCAGGAGGAACCGGGAGATCGCCTCTCTAAAGAAAGACCAACGCAGAGCTGAG CACCAACTGAAGCAGATGGAGGCCCAGAAGAGACAACAGGAGCTGATTCTTCGCAGAAAGAACGAAGAG GTGACCGCCCTCAGGCGGCAGGTGAGACCCGTGTCTGGGAAGGTGAGCAGGAAGGTGAGCTTACCCGAGCCTCCCCAGGAGCCGTCTCATAGAGCCCTCCCCGGAAGGATGCAAACCCCTGGAGCATCCCCAGCCAATGGAGCCAG GAGTTCCCCAATGCGGATGGGAAGTATCTACCTCAACAGGACAGCCAGGGCCAAATGGCAGTCACTGGAGAGACGCGTCACCGACATCATCATGCAGAGGATGACCATCTCCAACATGGAGACGGATATGAACAGACTGCTGAAG CAACGGGAGGAGCTGACCCGGCGGAGGGAGCGAGTGTCCAGAAAGCGAGAAAAGATGGCGGTGGAGGGCGTAGACGCCGACCGCTCGCTGGCCTCCCTGAGCGAGGAGCTGGAGTCTCTGAGCGCCAACATCGACTATATAAACGACAGCATTGCCGAGTGCCAGGCCAATATCATGCAGATGGAGGAGGCcaag gaggaaggagacacaGGAGACGTTACCGCGGTGATCAGTTCCTGTAATTTATCAGAGGCCCGCTTCCTTCTGGACCATTTCATGAACATGGCTATCAGTAAG GGGCTGCTGGCGGCTCAGAAGGATTCCCAGATGAAGGTGATGGAGGGCACTTTGAAGCAGACGGAGATCAATAGCGCCACCCAGaaccagctgctgttccacatgCTGAAGGAGAAAGCGGAGATCAACCCAGAGCTGGACGCTCTGCTTGGCAGCGCGCTGCAAG AGTTAGGTTACCTCTCACCAG AGAATGGAGATTGCAGCAGCAGCGACGAGTCCACCACCAGTCCAGGTGCGGAGGGCAG CTCACTGGCATCAGATCTAATGAAGCTATGTGGGGAAACCAGACCAAGAAGCAAG GCTCGCAGACGGACCACCACCCAGATGGAGCTTCTGTATGCCGGCAGTGGGGATCAGTCCTTTGATTCCCCCACCGGAGACTTCCTAGGCCCTCTGCTGCCCCTCTCAGAGCTCCCGGAAGGGTCGGGAGACATGCTGGGTCAAGCGCTCGCTCAAACCCCTGACTGCGAACAAACTGCTTCCCCATCTGCACTGTCTGCCAGGCCAGCTGGCTT TTGTGGATCACGGTCACCCACAGGTACCGAGAGAAGGCCACCTGACCGCTCGCCCCTCAGCCGAAGGCGGGTGCAAGAGAAAGGAGCCACGGCGACGCACATCccagcacccacacacaccggCCCGCTCGGCACCGGGGAGGCCAAAGCGAAAGGCAGCGACCACAGAGCACA ttcgGAGGAGTCGCCTGCAACGGGTGGCCACAG GGGTGTGATCAACCCTTTGAAGAACAGCCACGAGGCCAAACTTCAGTGTGTCTATGTAGCAGAGGGGCACACCAAACCCGTCCTCTGTGTGGACGCCACAGATGATCTGCTATTCACGGGATCCAAAG ATCGTACATGTAAAGTCTGGAACTTGGTGACGGGTCAGGAGATCATGTCTCTGGCAGATCATCCCAGCAGTGTCGTCTCTGTCAG gtACACTTCAAGTCTCGTCTTCACGGTTTCAACAGCTTACATCAAAGTGTGGGACATACGAGACTCTGCCAAGTGCATCCGCACACTCAC GTCGTCAGGCCAGGTGGGTTCAGGGGACATCTGCTCGTCCGCCAGGAGCTTATCCATCCCACCCGGAGAGAGTCAGATCAACCAGATCGCCCTAAACCCCTCCGGCTCCTTCCTTTACGCTGCCGCTGGGAATGCTGTGCGCATGTGGGACCTCCGCAA ATTTGTATCCACGGGGAAACTCACCGGACATTTGGGACCTGTAATGTGTCTGACTGTCAACCAATTAGGTCACGGGCAGGACGTCGTCCTGACTGGCTCCAAAGACCATCATGTTAGA ATGTTTGAGGTGTCCGAAGGGTCCCAGGGAAGCATCAGCTCCAGCCAGACGTTTGAACCCGGCCATCAGGACGGCGTGGAGTCTCTGGCCGTGCACGGAGACGTTTTCTACAGCGGCTCCAGAGACTATCACATCAAGAAGTGGGACCTCGGCAGTAAACGGCTGCTCCAG TCTGTCAGCACCCAAGCGGACTGGGTCAGCGCTCTGGGCGCGATGCCGGGCTCCCCGGTGCTCCTCAGCGGATGCAGAGGAGGGCTGCTGCGCCTCTGGCACGCCGACTCGCTAGTGCCCCTCGGCGAGGTCCGGGGACACGACAGTCCCATCAACGGCCTGGCCAGTAACGGCAACCAACTGTTCACCGCCTCAGA tgaCCGCACAGTGAAGATTTGGGAGGCCAAGGGTTCTCTGGAGGATGGGGTCCACTGA